The genome window cagattacagtctccCACTGTTAATCACCACACCACTTTAGGAACGGATAGTacttctggcaaccctacaagaaCCCAGCCTGTGTTGTGGTATCACTTCTTCAAGTGGTTTCTTttcgaggaggaggagaagaagaagaagaggaggaggaggaggagtttggatttatatcccccctttctctcctgcaggagactcaaaggggctgacaagctccttgcccttcccccctcacaacaaacaccctgtgaggtgggcggggctgagagagctccgaagaactgtgactagcccaaggtcacccagctggcgtgtgttgggagtgcacaggctaatctgaattccccagagaagcctccacagctcaggcagcagagcggagaatcaaacctggctcctccagattagatacacgagctcttaacctcctacgccactgctgctcctagaagaagaagaggaagaggaggaggaggaggaggagtttggatttaaaccctgcttttctcaactgtagggCTCTCAAAAGAggttacaaaccccttcccttcctctctccacagcagacacgttgtgaggcaggtggggctgagagagttctgaaagaactatgattagctcaaggtcacccagcaggcttcatgtggaggagagaagaagaagaagaagaaaaataagaagagaaagaaagaaagaaagaaagaaagaaagaaagaaagaaagaaagaaagaaagaaagaaagaaagaaagaaagaaagaaagaaagaaagaaggaagtttggctttatatattataccccacctttatctcctgtaaggagactcagggtggtttacaagctcctttcccttcctctccccccaacagacaccttgtgaggcaggtggggctgagagagttgggagagaactgtgactagcccaaggtcacccagcaggaatgtaggagtgtggaaaacatctggttcaccggataagcctctgccactcaggccactctgccacagactccacctgctcttaaccactacaccacgctggctctcaacattcATGCCTCAGGCCCCAAAGGGTGTGGGTTGTTCATTTGTCCCTTCCCCTTCGCCTGCCCGCTCTTCCTGTTTTGCCAAGGATCAGCTTGTGATGCTCTGAAGAAGCAAGCTGTGTGAGGGATCGGAGAAGGCAGCATGGCTCACCGGTTCTCCGAAGAACAACTCGCCATCGTCAAAGAGGTCTTCTCGCACTTCGACACAGATGGCAACGGCACCGTCACCCCGGAGGAGTTGGGGACAGCCCTGCGCTCCTTAGAGCATATTTTACTCCACCTCGGAGAGAAGTTCACGGATGAGAAGATGGAGCACATGATCAAGGAGGCTGACGTGGACGGGGACGGGAAGGTGAACTACGAGGAGTTCATCAAGATGTTGGCGGAGCTGTGAAGACCCAGGGCAGGTTCTATCCTAGGTACAGGCTGATATTATTCTTATGACTGATGCCTTATTCTCAAGAGGAAGTACTTGACACCTTCACAGGAGAAGAAGACTGGTCTCTGCCCGCAAGGAGCTTCAAATCCAGACTGTGGGGGAGAGAAttgcagtggtgacgaacctttggcactccagatgttatggaccacaattcccatcagcccctgccagcatggcctggcaggggatgatgggaattgtagtccataacatctggagtgccaaaggttcgccaccacaggaatAGAGGgataggaaggagagaagcattcacagtagggttaccaactctggatgaagaaattcctggagatttggcggtgGAGCCTTAGGAGGGTGCGGTTTGGTGTGGAAAGGTACATCGCTGAGGTATAATGTCGTGAAGTCCCCTCTCCAAAGTGGCCCTTATCTCCAGGGGAGCTGCTCTCTGGGAATCAGAGGTGATTCTGGGATGTCTCCAGGcccttcctggaggctggcaaccctaatccagGGAAACCTTACACTTGTCTGTAATTGGTTGCGCTGTGGGGGATAAGCAGAAGTTTCCACATGGGTTGTCGAGAAACAGGACTTAATCCACTTCTGACACCGTGGCGGATtctgcgtgggccaaaaacagcagtgtgaaaacggtgtaaaagggtttacaccgttttcacaccactgtttttggcccgtgcggaatccgcccaTGTGTGGCCAAATGGGAGTATCTATCAGTTTCCACAAATTTATTTCCTTggtgctctctccctccctccctccctctcttttgctCACCCCTGCCAAACACCCTCTTATTTCAAGTTAAGTACataaaggtgggggggaggggagttcgaAATAAGCCATTCAATGTTTATTGCCTGTGATCCTATAAGAACTGctccaaaaagggaaaaaatgcccCATCGGAAAAGTGTCTCCTTGGGAATGTCCTATTGTAAAAGCCATGCAATGTAAAGGCCAAATGTctttgggttttatttatttacttgtttagatttattccccactctttatAACAATTATTACAGTTTTGGCTGGGACACATTGCCTGTGCTTTGATTTAcaatttttttatttggggggaggtgtcttattttatttattctgcaaTTTATAAGCTGTCCTTTTCCATGGCAGGGTCAGGGTGGCTTACAGAAACTGGTTTAAACCCCCCAATTGCAGTCTTTAATAGCGgcattaaaacattaataaactaagcagtgggagcagcagtggcctagtggctaagagcaggtgcattctgatctggaggaaccgggtttgattcccagctctgctg of Sphaerodactylus townsendi isolate TG3544 linkage group LG06, MPM_Stown_v2.3, whole genome shotgun sequence contains these proteins:
- the LOC125435433 gene encoding calmodulin-like; protein product: MAHRFSEEQLAIVKEVFSHFDTDGNGTVTPEELGTALRSLEHILLHLGEKFTDEKMEHMIKEADVDGDGKVNYEEFIKMLAEL